One window of the Sphaerochaeta associata genome contains the following:
- a CDS encoding extracellular solute-binding protein has product MKKGMSFLMVLLSVSILFAAGTSEKATDKKMNITWTAYQMAPTNADAPMVKYYEEMFNVDFDVWNIDYQQYTELLNIRLAAGEIPDMFMVMNPVDLSKYVEQDLLAPIPLEKIKKFMPNTYAAYQKDFSNEFALGQIDGKIYGLASVSTGNVYRLPITYNKNWLDKLGLEVPTNIDEFEKVIYAFAHGDPDGNGKKDTYGLSMDGLNLLWGMYGMVPLQDYFSIKNGKIAYLPIEPEMKEALAYAHKWYKDGVLDPEFITGENTGGYWAISHSFINGRVGMTVRGNYYHWLFPGDYNEYDNGQAIPNQVGAVAKELLAINPDAKVAFGQPLKNKDGKQGGIRGYHMLSRFYGIGADVPEEKMDKILQILDYMSDSNPDKDAWAVARYGIEGESWRWLEKDRETILKLGEYKDREGFRFENGNVFWWTSGSLPKSRQAEWGTKMGFDQNGIYSVFPISLEAMNRYNAQLQTFREQTYIQIITGSKPLAYFDTFVAEYLKTGGKEVLDAVQAWYTANN; this is encoded by the coding sequence ATGAAAAAAGGAATGAGTTTCTTAATGGTTCTCCTAAGTGTTTCCATCCTGTTTGCTGCCGGTACATCGGAAAAAGCAACCGACAAGAAGATGAACATCACTTGGACGGCTTATCAGATGGCTCCAACAAATGCCGATGCACCCATGGTCAAGTACTATGAAGAAATGTTCAACGTGGATTTTGATGTATGGAACATTGATTACCAGCAGTACACGGAATTATTGAACATTAGGCTAGCAGCAGGCGAAATCCCTGATATGTTCATGGTCATGAATCCTGTCGATCTTTCAAAGTATGTTGAACAAGATCTTCTTGCTCCCATTCCACTTGAGAAAATCAAGAAGTTCATGCCAAACACCTATGCTGCCTATCAGAAGGATTTCTCGAATGAATTTGCATTGGGTCAGATTGATGGAAAGATTTACGGACTTGCTTCAGTTTCCACTGGCAACGTGTACCGACTGCCCATCACCTACAACAAGAACTGGCTGGACAAGCTTGGTCTGGAAGTTCCTACCAACATCGATGAGTTTGAGAAGGTCATCTATGCTTTCGCCCATGGCGATCCCGATGGAAATGGAAAGAAGGACACCTATGGCTTGTCGATGGATGGTCTGAACTTGCTATGGGGAATGTACGGTATGGTACCTCTTCAGGACTACTTCAGCATCAAGAACGGCAAAATTGCCTACCTGCCTATCGAACCCGAGATGAAGGAAGCTCTGGCGTATGCTCACAAATGGTATAAGGATGGCGTCCTAGATCCGGAATTCATCACTGGTGAGAACACTGGTGGATATTGGGCAATCAGCCACAGTTTCATCAACGGCCGCGTCGGTATGACCGTCAGAGGCAACTATTACCATTGGCTCTTCCCTGGTGATTACAACGAATATGACAATGGTCAGGCAATTCCCAACCAGGTTGGTGCAGTTGCCAAGGAACTCCTTGCAATCAATCCCGATGCAAAAGTTGCTTTCGGCCAACCCCTGAAGAATAAAGACGGAAAGCAGGGTGGAATCCGTGGATATCACATGCTGTCACGTTTCTATGGCATCGGAGCCGACGTTCCTGAAGAAAAAATGGACAAGATCCTGCAAATTCTTGACTACATGAGCGACAGCAACCCTGACAAGGATGCATGGGCCGTTGCTCGATACGGAATTGAAGGTGAGTCCTGGAGATGGTTGGAAAAAGATCGTGAAACCATCCTGAAATTGGGTGAATACAAGGATAGAGAAGGTTTCCGCTTTGAGAACGGCAACGTGTTCTGGTGGACAAGCGGATCACTTCCGAAGAGTCGTCAGGCTGAATGGGGTACAAAGATGGGATTTGACCAGAATGGCATCTACTCAGTATTCCCAATCTCTCTTGAGGCAATGAACAGATACAATGCTCAACTCCAGACATTCAGAGAACAGACGTACATCCAAATCATTACAGGGTCCAAACCTCTTGCTTATTTTGACACGTTTGTCGCCGAGTATCTCAAGACTGGTGGAAAAGAAGTATTGGACGCTGTCCAAGCTTGGTACACAGCAAACAACTAA
- a CDS encoding TIGR04255 family protein, whose protein sequence is MATIKQELPNGPLSVVLFQMQYAPILEIDKYIPAIQDYCRKVGFPQITKMRGDMLKIGQNGEVEKTIVVQWVFASADYQRTLFIDTEKLTFQVFDLADYSFEDLLATFMQLMNKIDELVDFSLINGLGLRFINTIEEKPELTWQAAIKPEFQGCPFPDDVHWADNGLLTWALQRMVRLPEVKMTSNLLVRIYQNAAGRKYPEDIIRDPRGVIDYVSSGPLVTYADLDHFIVFQNGAKDAIVPKSKEVFIALHTVIENVFFTSLITEEAKQLWS, encoded by the coding sequence ATGGCTACAATTAAACAAGAACTTCCCAACGGACCTTTGTCAGTGGTTCTCTTCCAAATGCAGTATGCACCAATTTTGGAAATTGATAAGTATATTCCAGCAATACAAGATTATTGCCGAAAAGTCGGTTTCCCGCAGATTACAAAAATGCGGGGAGATATGCTGAAAATTGGCCAAAACGGAGAGGTTGAGAAAACTATTGTTGTGCAATGGGTATTCGCTTCGGCTGATTATCAAAGAACACTGTTTATTGATACGGAGAAACTTACCTTTCAAGTGTTTGATTTGGCTGATTATTCATTCGAGGATTTACTCGCTACCTTCATGCAACTCATGAACAAGATTGATGAACTTGTTGATTTTTCCTTGATCAATGGATTGGGTCTTCGATTTATTAATACCATTGAAGAGAAGCCTGAGTTGACCTGGCAAGCTGCAATCAAGCCGGAATTCCAAGGATGTCCATTCCCGGATGATGTACATTGGGCGGATAATGGATTGTTGACTTGGGCTCTCCAAAGGATGGTAAGGCTTCCTGAAGTGAAAATGACAAGTAACTTACTTGTACGAATATACCAGAATGCAGCTGGGAGAAAGTATCCAGAAGATATTATTCGCGATCCTCGCGGAGTAATAGATTATGTCTCTTCTGGGCCCTTGGTTACCTATGCTGATCTGGACCATTTCATTGTGTTTCAAAATGGTGCTAAGGACGCGATTGTGCCAAAGAGCAAAGAGGTTTTTATTGCTTTACATACAGTGATTGAGAATGTTTTTTTTACTTCTCTCATTACAGAGGAGGCTAAGCAATTATGGTCATGA
- a CDS encoding N-formylglutamate amidohydrolase → MKTPILLHIPHSSLNIPKAVRDKLCISDAELERELLRMTDRYTDILFGLPTITSHSIIYPVSRLVVDPERFEDDAMELMAAIGMGVIYTATSQRTLLRIQPDACERTKLLDAYYHPHHRRFTEAVAELLNEAGQALIIDCHSFASRPLPYELNQGMDRPDICLGTDAFHTPKWLLDSVTKAFLKLGYSVAINHPFAGTIVPLPYYTQEARVLSIMIEINRKLYMHEDTGEKGPFIARVKDDIATVASQIVQT, encoded by the coding sequence ATGAAAACCCCCATCCTCCTGCACATTCCGCACAGTTCGCTCAATATTCCGAAAGCTGTTCGAGATAAGCTTTGTATATCCGATGCTGAACTGGAACGTGAATTGTTGAGAATGACGGACCGGTACACTGACATTTTGTTCGGCCTGCCGACAATCACCAGCCATTCAATCATCTATCCAGTCAGCCGGCTGGTTGTTGATCCCGAGCGGTTTGAGGATGATGCAATGGAACTGATGGCCGCCATTGGCATGGGTGTCATCTATACCGCGACATCACAGAGAACACTCCTGCGTATCCAGCCGGATGCGTGTGAACGCACCAAGCTCTTGGATGCCTATTACCACCCCCATCACCGCCGATTTACTGAAGCAGTTGCTGAATTGCTCAACGAGGCTGGGCAAGCCCTGATCATCGACTGCCATAGTTTTGCAAGCAGGCCATTGCCGTATGAACTCAACCAGGGTATGGACAGACCGGACATCTGCCTTGGAACCGATGCCTTTCATACTCCGAAATGGTTGCTTGATTCAGTAACAAAAGCTTTTCTGAAGCTGGGGTATTCAGTAGCTATCAATCATCCGTTTGCAGGAACGATCGTACCGCTGCCCTACTACACTCAAGAAGCACGCGTGCTTTCGATTATGATTGAGATCAACCGAAAGCTCTATATGCATGAGGATACAGGGGAGAAAGGGCCCTTCATTGCCCGTGTCAAGGATGACATTGCTACGGTAGCAAGCCAAATAGTTCAAACGTAA
- a CDS encoding MBL fold metallo-hydrolase: protein MLRYLIDVGLVQNDPVQTLDAEIKKLATSVNVVFITHAHADHIGRIPLLLESGFSGQFYFTKATAAISKVMLEDQLKIQGYSKEKVQEILQLFESRWFLIDKDGGFLFSKTYIALSADIQFTALRTSHILGSCSYVFRWTENDYEEGWPNEKKKWMYLYASGDLGPTSRGASPGCLFKNVQFPFSEGADKFIIMESTYGNRRRDKQYSLHQNRLKRLEEIVNDAIDTESMLVIPAFSLDRAQQILIDLKFLLESNRIHDLPIFNNTYRLVKKSKLSNETLAFVFDIAEKNGRPVSEVASWLSQKELNARLDGLHTSIGNSPSCDYSMARVKWQAFCNLWRNHMQAEFSFSDADIEYQSLVPEFQRALVDLDNEYPMKEMKKAKQVPITLHSPLMGAINQVYRDHCADTLSVKKEVKTKYLSDDFLELFQLMKDEDVIWNKLGTLLPDCPKDLQLPFKRREQGFPTSIVLTSSGMVDKGNVLTIWLFLTNSDFMPFALLPISIQAG from the coding sequence GTGTTGCGTTATCTTATTGATGTTGGACTTGTTCAAAATGACCCAGTACAGACTCTGGATGCAGAAATCAAGAAGCTTGCTACTTCTGTAAATGTAGTCTTTATAACCCATGCCCATGCCGATCATATCGGGAGGATTCCTCTTCTTCTTGAATCCGGTTTCTCCGGTCAATTCTATTTTACAAAAGCGACAGCAGCTATCAGTAAGGTGATGTTGGAAGATCAACTCAAAATTCAGGGTTACAGCAAAGAGAAAGTGCAAGAGATTCTACAATTGTTTGAGAGTAGGTGGTTCTTAATTGATAAGGACGGAGGTTTTTTGTTCTCGAAGACTTATATTGCGCTCTCTGCAGATATTCAATTTACTGCGTTGAGAACATCGCATATTTTGGGTTCCTGTTCGTATGTTTTCCGTTGGACTGAAAATGATTATGAAGAGGGATGGCCGAATGAGAAAAAGAAGTGGATGTACTTGTATGCGAGCGGTGATTTGGGACCGACATCAAGAGGGGCTTCTCCGGGATGTTTATTCAAGAACGTCCAGTTTCCATTCAGTGAAGGGGCAGATAAATTCATTATCATGGAATCGACATATGGCAATCGGCGGCGCGATAAACAGTATTCACTTCATCAGAATCGATTGAAGCGTCTGGAAGAGATTGTCAACGATGCTATTGATACGGAATCGATGCTTGTAATCCCAGCTTTTTCGCTCGATCGAGCTCAACAGATACTGATTGATCTGAAATTCCTTCTGGAAAGCAATAGAATTCATGATCTACCGATTTTTAATAATACGTACAGATTGGTTAAGAAGAGTAAGCTCAGCAATGAAACCTTGGCGTTTGTCTTTGATATTGCAGAAAAGAATGGACGGCCTGTTTCAGAAGTTGCATCCTGGCTTTCACAGAAGGAGCTGAACGCACGCCTGGATGGTTTGCATACGAGTATTGGAAATTCTCCGTCATGCGATTATTCGATGGCAAGAGTTAAATGGCAAGCATTTTGTAATCTCTGGCGCAATCATATGCAGGCTGAGTTCTCCTTCAGTGATGCAGATATAGAGTATCAATCGCTTGTCCCTGAGTTTCAGAGAGCACTTGTCGATCTCGATAATGAATATCCAATGAAGGAGATGAAAAAGGCCAAGCAGGTTCCGATTACCCTGCATTCTCCGTTGATGGGGGCCATTAATCAGGTGTACAGAGATCATTGTGCCGATACATTATCTGTGAAAAAGGAAGTGAAAACAAAGTATTTGTCCGATGATTTCTTGGAACTTTTTCAATTGATGAAAGATGAAGACGTTATATGGAATAAGCTTGGAACCCTATTGCCTGATTGCCCCAAAGACTTGCAGCTACCGTTCAAGAGGCGTGAACAAGGCTTTCCGACATCGATTGTTCTTACTTCTTCCGGTATGGTGGATAAGGGGAATGTGCTTACTATTTGGCTGTTTTTAACAAATAGTGACTTCATGCCGTTTGCCCTGCTTCCCATCTCAATTCAGGCGGGCTGA
- a CDS encoding glycoside hydrolase family 88/105 protein gives MTNEKSIIQQKITKLLDHFKTVLYVTDDTFLHNMQTNNLAGDDISLYQFWEWPQGVGLFALWSLFQQTKDLHCLELLKSYYDERISIGLPDKNINTMAPILALSYVAEYTGDEKYLEICLEWADWAANQLARTNEDGFQHITSDTLNNQELWDDTLLMTVLALVNIGRIIKNDSYIQEGIYQFLVHAKYLVDKKTGLWFHGFTFNGKHNFANALWGRGNCWVTISIPILLEMIELPPSTKKYLCTLLNEQVKSLVDHQDASGMWHTLLDDPTSYIESSATCGIAYGILKGVHTGVLSPSFSEFAMKAIKPILQNITDNGEVLQVSYGTPMGRETKEFYKQIPLKPMPYGQATAILFLMEALIELKQVPKLYD, from the coding sequence ATGACGAATGAGAAAAGTATAATACAGCAAAAAATCACAAAATTACTGGATCATTTTAAAACCGTTCTCTATGTGACTGATGATACATTCTTGCACAATATGCAAACCAACAATTTAGCAGGTGATGATATTTCTCTCTATCAATTTTGGGAATGGCCACAAGGCGTCGGGCTGTTTGCTCTTTGGTCCCTCTTTCAACAGACAAAAGACTTACATTGCTTGGAATTATTGAAATCTTATTATGATGAAAGAATCTCCATCGGGCTTCCCGATAAAAACATCAATACGATGGCACCTATTCTTGCTTTATCATATGTAGCAGAATACACGGGGGATGAAAAGTATCTTGAAATTTGCCTTGAATGGGCTGATTGGGCTGCAAATCAATTGGCACGTACAAATGAAGACGGATTTCAACATATCACTTCAGATACGTTGAACAACCAAGAACTCTGGGATGATACTCTATTAATGACTGTCTTGGCTTTGGTTAATATTGGAAGAATTATCAAGAACGACTCATACATCCAAGAAGGTATCTACCAATTCCTTGTACATGCAAAGTACTTGGTTGATAAGAAAACCGGTTTGTGGTTTCACGGTTTCACTTTTAATGGAAAACACAATTTTGCAAATGCATTGTGGGGTCGCGGCAATTGTTGGGTTACTATTTCCATACCTATTCTGTTGGAGATGATTGAACTTCCGCCAAGTACAAAGAAATATCTATGTACGTTACTAAACGAACAAGTAAAATCATTAGTCGATCATCAAGATGCATCAGGAATGTGGCATACTTTATTGGATGACCCAACTTCATATATTGAATCAAGTGCGACGTGCGGGATAGCGTATGGAATCCTAAAAGGAGTGCATACAGGAGTATTGTCTCCATCGTTCTCTGAATTTGCTATGAAGGCTATCAAACCAATACTTCAGAATATAACTGATAATGGAGAAGTACTCCAAGTATCGTATGGAACACCTATGGGACGTGAAACGAAAGAGTTTTATAAACAAATCCCACTTAAACCCATGCCGTATGGGCAAGCGACAGCAATCCTCTTCTTGATGGAGGCACTGATTGAACTAAAACAGGTTCCCAAGCTTTATGACTAG
- a CDS encoding IS1595 family transposase, which yields MPQMTAETLVERMKRIPEFILSRIVEILDSYDKESTVAEGILFERCPKCGVAHPRIIKGGKTSTGKQMFRCMDCQRRFTADYGTYSFYSHQSPEAWNGLIKMTITGETLETISNVLGVNIATAFRMRHKLMCSLEDEEASARISDQAELDEKYLVKSHKGERMKHVAGKKRGTPSPKRGISHDQVCLPSGVQRGGGSYLRSINMARPTSEEIMNLHPHIEKKTYIWTDDCPSYNKLIAALESDSKVVSNYKDYDRVNHLNNVYSFHSLIERWYNKMGGVASKYINRYAALFNIRFQVGRMDPSEALLLVKSRLRGIKGNSFVTIERLKQEKLFSPPELRWEAGQTA from the coding sequence ATGCCACAGATGACAGCAGAGACACTTGTCGAGCGGATGAAAAGGATTCCTGAGTTCATTCTCAGCAGGATTGTCGAAATACTCGACTCCTATGACAAGGAAAGCACCGTTGCTGAAGGGATCCTGTTTGAACGTTGCCCAAAATGTGGAGTGGCCCACCCGAGGATCATAAAGGGCGGTAAGACATCCACCGGCAAGCAGATGTTCAGGTGCATGGATTGCCAGCGGCGGTTCACCGCCGACTATGGCACCTACTCATTCTATTCCCACCAGAGCCCCGAAGCCTGGAATGGGCTGATAAAGATGACGATCACCGGCGAGACCTTGGAAACGATCTCGAATGTCCTGGGTGTAAACATCGCCACGGCATTCAGGATGAGGCACAAGCTCATGTGTTCGCTGGAGGACGAGGAAGCCTCGGCCAGAATCTCTGACCAGGCGGAGCTTGACGAGAAATACCTTGTCAAAAGCCACAAGGGCGAGAGGATGAAGCATGTTGCAGGAAAGAAAAGAGGGACTCCTTCTCCCAAGAGGGGCATTTCCCATGACCAGGTCTGCCTCCCCTCAGGAGTGCAGAGGGGAGGAGGCTCCTATCTCAGATCCATTAACATGGCCAGGCCTACATCGGAGGAGATCATGAACCTGCACCCGCACATTGAGAAGAAGACCTATATATGGACCGATGACTGCCCGTCTTACAACAAGCTGATCGCGGCTCTTGAAAGCGACAGCAAAGTGGTCTCGAACTACAAGGACTACGACAGGGTCAATCATCTCAACAACGTCTACAGCTTTCATTCCCTGATTGAGCGATGGTACAACAAGATGGGTGGGGTTGCCTCCAAGTACATCAACAGGTATGCAGCTCTCTTCAATATCAGGTTCCAGGTTGGCAGGATGGATCCAAGCGAGGCTCTTCTGCTGGTCAAATCAAGGTTGAGAGGAATCAAGGGCAACAGCTTTGTGACAATCGAAAGGCTCAAGCAAGAAAAGCTGTTCAGCCCGCCTGAATTGAGATGGGAAGCAGGGCAAACGGCATGA
- a CDS encoding MBL fold metallo-hydrolase RNA specificity domain-containing protein, protein MNDGKSLRLADIRCRIIDIGPYYSGHADQSQLVDYATMPTRENNRTVFLLHGSEDARNALKDAIEQKSSGRRIVLPTDTRQWYRLATGGKVELDSLEAVALDACECDGAKMLKLSQSGITVQKSDDGILLNFSLHLDNQNASEILTLLAGLLNKENE, encoded by the coding sequence ATGAATGATGGGAAGAGCCTGCGATTAGCAGACATTCGGTGTCGTATCATTGATATTGGCCCGTACTATTCCGGTCATGCTGATCAGTCACAGTTGGTGGATTATGCAACCATGCCAACTAGGGAGAACAATAGGACAGTATTTCTCCTACATGGTAGTGAGGATGCGAGGAATGCACTCAAGGATGCGATTGAGCAAAAATCAAGCGGTCGCAGGATTGTTCTTCCGACAGACACGAGACAATGGTATCGGCTTGCTACTGGCGGGAAAGTCGAGCTTGATTCTCTTGAGGCCGTAGCGCTTGATGCTTGTGAGTGTGATGGGGCCAAAATGCTTAAACTCAGTCAAAGTGGGATTACCGTGCAGAAATCGGATGATGGTATTCTCCTGAATTTCTCGTTGCATTTGGATAATCAGAATGCATCAGAAATTCTAACTTTGCTGGCCGGATTGCTGAACAAGGAAAATGAGTAG
- a CDS encoding carbohydrate ABC transporter permease, with protein MKIRRSTGEKIFLTVNYVTMIVLCLTMIFPFWNLFAKSFAAASVPTSRFYMWPSETTLDNYAKVFANKNIWIGFANTFFRTIIGTFLSLIMSIHVAYPLSKRYLPNRTLWTSFIVFTMFFSGGMIPDYILVRSLGLYNSRWALILPILLNTFNMIIIRNYFMSIPDSLEESAKIDGANDLLILYRIIIPLSFPIIATVVLWTAVTHWNAWFDSLIYISDGNKQVLQTILRRIVLEGSLQLMELQGGAMGMDTANVNSETIKAATVIVATAPILVAYPFLQKYFVKGILVGSLKG; from the coding sequence ATGAAAATTCGTAGATCTACTGGTGAAAAGATATTCCTGACTGTCAACTATGTAACCATGATTGTGCTCTGCCTCACTATGATTTTTCCCTTTTGGAATCTTTTTGCAAAATCATTTGCTGCTGCAAGCGTTCCTACATCCAGATTTTATATGTGGCCGTCAGAAACAACTTTGGACAACTATGCCAAAGTATTCGCAAACAAGAATATATGGATCGGGTTTGCGAATACGTTTTTTAGAACCATCATTGGGACGTTCCTGTCGTTGATCATGAGCATCCATGTAGCGTATCCCCTTTCAAAAAGATACCTACCGAACAGGACACTCTGGACGTCCTTCATTGTCTTCACCATGTTTTTTTCCGGTGGAATGATCCCCGATTACATCCTGGTACGATCTCTCGGCCTGTATAACAGCCGATGGGCGTTGATCCTGCCGATTCTGCTGAACACTTTCAACATGATCATCATCAGAAACTATTTCATGAGCATTCCTGACAGCCTCGAGGAATCTGCAAAGATCGATGGGGCGAATGACCTTCTGATTTTGTACAGAATCATCATTCCACTCTCATTTCCAATCATTGCGACTGTTGTGCTTTGGACTGCCGTGACTCATTGGAACGCATGGTTTGATTCACTCATCTACATCAGTGATGGAAACAAGCAAGTGCTTCAAACCATTCTAAGGAGGATTGTCCTGGAAGGAAGCCTTCAACTGATGGAACTCCAAGGAGGAGCCATGGGCATGGATACGGCCAATGTGAACTCTGAGACGATCAAGGCCGCCACTGTCATTGTTGCAACAGCGCCGATTTTAGTGGCATATCCATTTCTGCAGAAATACTTTGTAAAGGGCATTCTTGTGGGTTCATTGAAAGGATAA
- a CDS encoding ABC transporter permease, with protein MEIINKTRNMKIPIINKHLLRNYWKNKYLFLLLFPGIVWYIIFKYFPIYGLSLAFKDFSFRKGIFGSAWVGLKHFIYLFSLSGFRKAFLNTLIINFYQLVFCFPAPIIFALLLNEIIHIRFKKIVQTISYLPHFLSWVILAGMFMQLLSPSTGALNQLLGFFGIGPFYFLGDPKYFRGTLVLTNLWKSIGWNSIVYLAALSNVDTQLYEAARLDGVNKFQEIIHVTLPSIAGIVTVMLIFQMGKLFGDNFDQVFNLYNAAVYEVGDVLGTYTYRMGLRDMQYSLSTAVSLVTNVISFSLVILTNAVAKKINDYGIW; from the coding sequence ATGGAAATTATTAATAAAACAAGAAACATGAAAATTCCCATTATCAATAAGCATCTACTACGGAACTACTGGAAAAATAAATACTTATTTCTCCTGCTATTTCCTGGTATAGTTTGGTATATCATATTTAAATACTTTCCTATCTATGGGTTATCACTAGCATTCAAGGATTTCAGTTTTCGCAAAGGAATTTTCGGCAGTGCTTGGGTGGGGCTGAAGCATTTTATTTATCTCTTTTCATTGTCTGGTTTTAGAAAAGCTTTTTTAAATACCTTGATTATAAACTTCTATCAACTGGTTTTTTGTTTTCCTGCTCCCATCATCTTCGCCCTTCTACTTAATGAAATCATTCATATAAGATTCAAGAAGATTGTACAGACGATAAGTTATCTTCCTCATTTCCTATCATGGGTCATTTTAGCAGGAATGTTCATGCAACTGCTTTCACCATCCACCGGTGCGCTCAACCAACTACTTGGTTTCTTTGGAATAGGCCCTTTTTACTTCCTGGGTGATCCCAAGTATTTCAGAGGTACTCTAGTTCTGACAAACCTATGGAAATCGATAGGTTGGAACTCCATTGTATATCTGGCCGCCTTATCCAACGTCGATACACAGCTGTATGAAGCTGCCCGCCTAGATGGTGTCAATAAATTCCAAGAAATCATTCATGTTACGTTGCCATCAATCGCAGGCATTGTAACAGTCATGTTGATCTTCCAGATGGGCAAGTTGTTCGGCGATAATTTTGATCAAGTCTTCAACCTCTACAATGCTGCCGTCTATGAGGTCGGAGATGTTCTGGGTACGTATACCTATCGAATGGGACTGAGGGATATGCAATACAGCCTGTCGACCGCTGTCAGCCTCGTAACCAACGTCATATCTTTTTCGCTGGTGATACTTACTAATGCAGTTGCGAAAAAAATCAATGATTATGGAATTTGGTAA
- a CDS encoding MFS transporter, with protein sequence MGIKDIRARQNYTLFIILYFFIYMGDVPGGTYLPLYLKSIGLQEASIGAILAIAPMMAMFVQPLWGIITDISKSKNSVLMIMLLGASLFFFLIPHIPNSSIALLIGLIVLYNIFRSSTHGITDTIALEYLDTVKAKYGLVRMSGTVGYAMMSIIAGIIAAKRLENIFWLFAVPSASAAVLLLILPNVEGHYKKNSPVNFTSLFKQKELLLLTGIGLLFQSTSGFFHSFYSIYFTNDLGGSLQMLGIITSFSAFAEIPFLIFSDSLVRKFGIRSLMLCACFIGAVRWILTALVSTPEMQFFVQLLHGMNSIVFMFCMAVYINQSVPKEIKASGQTFYAFLVGIGSRVIGSWIGGILTTYISKKLIFLANGLLLLAVLVAISFLMRKHQTKRIRNTPKNEVSDYGTVSSISH encoded by the coding sequence ATGGGCATTAAAGATATACGAGCAAGACAAAACTATACTCTCTTTATCATACTATACTTCTTTATCTATATGGGGGATGTCCCCGGCGGAACATACTTGCCTTTATACTTGAAATCAATAGGATTGCAGGAAGCATCCATTGGGGCAATTTTGGCCATTGCACCAATGATGGCAATGTTCGTCCAACCATTGTGGGGAATAATCACCGATATTTCTAAGTCGAAGAATTCAGTACTGATGATCATGCTCTTGGGGGCAAGCCTATTTTTCTTCTTGATCCCGCATATACCCAATTCATCAATTGCACTGTTAATTGGCCTGATAGTCTTATATAACATTTTCCGAAGCTCAACGCATGGAATCACCGATACCATTGCATTAGAATACCTGGATACAGTCAAAGCCAAATACGGGCTTGTAAGAATGAGCGGTACGGTAGGCTATGCGATGATGTCAATAATTGCCGGAATCATAGCAGCAAAACGATTAGAGAATATCTTCTGGCTCTTTGCCGTCCCTTCCGCTTCAGCTGCAGTATTGCTCCTGATTCTTCCGAATGTTGAAGGTCATTATAAGAAAAACTCTCCTGTCAATTTCACGTCACTGTTCAAACAGAAAGAACTATTATTGCTGACCGGAATCGGACTCCTGTTCCAGTCTACATCAGGATTTTTCCATTCGTTTTATTCGATCTATTTCACCAATGATTTGGGTGGAAGCTTACAGATGCTCGGAATCATCACTTCATTTTCAGCTTTCGCGGAAATCCCATTTCTCATATTCTCTGACAGCTTGGTCAGAAAGTTTGGTATCCGCTCACTCATGCTTTGCGCCTGTTTCATCGGGGCTGTCCGATGGATACTCACTGCCTTGGTTTCGACGCCTGAAATGCAGTTCTTTGTTCAGCTTCTGCATGGAATGAACTCCATAGTCTTCATGTTCTGTATGGCGGTCTACATCAACCAAAGCGTTCCCAAGGAAATCAAGGCATCCGGACAGACTTTCTATGCTTTTCTTGTAGGAATCGGCTCTCGAGTCATTGGAAGCTGGATTGGAGGCATCCTTACTACCTACATCTCAAAAAAACTAATTTTTCTTGCCAATGGATTGCTTTTATTGGCAGTTCTTGTAGCGATTTCATTCCTTATGCGAAAACATCAAACTAAAAGAATTAGAAATACTCCAAAAAACGAGGTAAGCGATTATGGAACGGTATCATCAATATCTCATTGA